The following proteins are co-located in the Heliorestis convoluta genome:
- a CDS encoding SbcC/MukB-like Walker B domain-containing protein, whose product MKKKLATIRVEEKQSYDTYQEGEKDHRQSKEKLTKIESAWERAQQELDQGTQKAIDEMEKEGFLRRDDLLNALLDEKELEKKKEWIEAYLDQSKEMQREIKALKNQLENRKKITREEVNHQEQLFQEGQKKFEEATRKRGAVEQAHQEIQRKHQRWKELSHRHKNLMQENRLLERLKLLLRGDRFVEFLAQEQIEFVAQQASEQLKMMTQNRYALEISSDGGFVIRDDANGSVRRPVASLSGGETFQASLALALALSAQIQLQGRYPLEFFFLDEGFGSLDAESLDVVIATLERLQLGNRSIGVISHVQELQQRLHRRLIVSQKDGILGGSQVRVEIG is encoded by the coding sequence ATGAAAAAAAAGCTGGCTACGATTCGTGTAGAAGAAAAGCAATCTTATGATACTTATCAAGAAGGGGAAAAAGATCATCGTCAGAGCAAAGAAAAGCTGACGAAAATAGAAAGTGCTTGGGAAAGGGCGCAACAAGAGCTTGATCAAGGGACGCAGAAGGCAATCGATGAAATGGAAAAAGAAGGGTTTTTGAGGCGAGACGATCTCTTGAATGCATTGCTAGACGAAAAGGAGTTGGAAAAGAAGAAAGAGTGGATTGAAGCGTACTTAGATCAAAGCAAAGAGATGCAACGAGAGATAAAAGCTTTAAAAAATCAACTGGAGAATCGGAAAAAGATTACGAGAGAAGAAGTGAACCATCAAGAGCAGTTGTTTCAAGAAGGACAAAAAAAGTTTGAAGAAGCTACGAGAAAGAGAGGCGCCGTTGAACAAGCTCACCAAGAAATACAAAGGAAACATCAACGCTGGAAAGAGCTTTCTCATCGTCATAAAAATTTGATGCAAGAAAACCGTCTGCTAGAAAGGCTCAAACTACTGCTTCGAGGAGATCGTTTCGTAGAATTTTTAGCCCAAGAGCAGATTGAATTTGTAGCGCAGCAAGCTTCAGAGCAACTGAAGATGATGACGCAGAACCGTTATGCCTTAGAGATTTCTTCCGACGGTGGTTTTGTGATTCGAGATGATGCCAATGGCAGCGTCAGGCGTCCTGTCGCTTCTTTGTCGGGAGGAGAAACTTTTCAAGCATCCCTTGCTTTGGCCCTCGCTTTATCAGCACAGATCCAATTGCAAGGTCGATATCCCCTCGAGTTTTTCTTTCTCGATGAAGGCTTTGGCTCTCTGGATGCAGAGTCTCTCGATGTGGTTATTGCAACGTTAGAAAGATTGCAACTGGGCAACCGCTCTATCGGGGTGATCAGTCATGTCCAGGAATTACAACAGCGCCTTCATCGACGGTTGATCGTCTCACAAAAAGATGGGATCCTTGGAGGCAGTCAAGTTCGCGTAGAAATTGGCTAA
- a CDS encoding TRAP transporter permease — translation MNSKKIEDMQEQIQKQAMELESSDRNVGGILALMILLISISMSLYHFVTAGFGLLVGSRSHLILHLTMALTLVFLIYPIKKGLNQRTIPWYDLLLALFASSVGAYIIFNQQSPSILSARMTTMDLAVAISLLFLVVEATRRVVGKPLVIIAGLFTAYFFLGAYLLPPFRHSRADFHDFFYEMAFTTTGLFSTPIWVSANYVFIFILFGAILEATGAGKMFIDLALRAFGKYRGGPAKAAVLSSGMLGSISGSSVANAVTTGTFTIPLMKKVGFKPHVAGGIEVAASSSGQLLPPIMGAAAFLMIEYTGHSYIEIIRSAAIPAILSYTAILLMVHFEAAKNNIRGLSPHELVSARSTLLQQGYLLLPLMILVFFLAKGQTVPNAAFFAIIILLSLAFFANHFRERFGAGMAIAASLFLLSYGLHYFLNWKIEIAAMILLGTFIALLFILLQRKYQIEGSPVRFGLRELAAGFEMAARNSLSVVVACATAGILIGVVNLTGLSSKLPHMIVGFSEDIVAFVPFFSGSDMQLYIALILTVIACLIMGLGLPTTATYVVLASMIAPALVMLGLPIMAAHLFVLYYGILADDTPPINLPAYATAGIAKAEPLRTGIQGFKFDSGALLLPFVFATNPTILLLNPEATWVQVTLNIFTAFIGIVAFSSFIQRWLLSEYRWYERLLALVAALVLVHGSFITDTVGIAILLFLFVSQYYRKKKGQQTVPSQELPTTTPH, via the coding sequence TTGAACTCTAAAAAAATAGAGGATATGCAAGAGCAAATTCAAAAGCAAGCGATGGAGCTAGAATCAAGCGATCGCAATGTAGGCGGCATCTTGGCTCTAATGATCCTTCTCATTAGCATATCCATGTCACTGTATCACTTTGTTACCGCAGGCTTTGGCTTGCTTGTAGGATCTCGCAGTCATCTTATCTTGCACTTAACCATGGCCTTAACTTTAGTCTTTCTTATATATCCCATTAAAAAAGGGTTAAATCAGCGCACCATTCCCTGGTATGATCTTTTGCTCGCTCTTTTTGCTTCTTCCGTCGGCGCTTACATTATCTTTAATCAACAATCGCCGTCTATTTTAAGTGCCCGCATGACGACAATGGATCTGGCTGTAGCCATTTCTTTACTTTTTTTGGTCGTAGAAGCAACCCGCCGCGTCGTTGGCAAGCCCCTCGTCATTATTGCGGGTCTTTTTACGGCTTACTTTTTCCTAGGTGCTTACCTATTGCCACCTTTTCGCCATAGCCGTGCTGATTTTCATGACTTTTTCTACGAAATGGCCTTTACCACAACGGGGCTCTTTAGCACACCCATCTGGGTCTCGGCCAATTACGTTTTTATCTTTATCCTTTTTGGCGCTATCTTAGAAGCCACTGGCGCGGGGAAAATGTTTATCGATCTTGCTTTGCGTGCTTTTGGCAAATACCGTGGCGGCCCTGCCAAAGCGGCTGTCTTATCAAGCGGTATGCTCGGCAGTATCTCTGGAAGCTCTGTGGCCAATGCCGTAACAACAGGAACCTTTACCATTCCTTTGATGAAAAAAGTAGGCTTTAAGCCCCATGTAGCCGGTGGTATTGAGGTAGCCGCTTCTTCAAGTGGTCAACTACTCCCACCCATTATGGGTGCCGCTGCTTTTTTGATGATTGAGTATACGGGACACAGTTACATAGAAATCATTCGCAGTGCCGCCATACCTGCCATTCTCAGCTATACAGCGATTTTGTTGATGGTTCACTTTGAAGCAGCCAAAAATAACATCAGAGGCTTATCACCGCATGAACTCGTCTCAGCACGTAGCACTTTGTTGCAACAAGGTTACTTGCTCTTACCTTTGATGATTCTTGTCTTTTTCTTGGCCAAAGGACAAACCGTGCCGAACGCGGCCTTTTTCGCCATTATCATCTTGCTCTCCCTTGCTTTTTTCGCCAATCATTTTCGAGAGCGCTTTGGAGCAGGCATGGCCATCGCCGCGTCTCTCTTTCTTCTCTCCTATGGATTGCACTACTTTTTAAATTGGAAGATTGAGATTGCCGCAATGATCCTATTAGGCACCTTTATTGCTCTGCTCTTCATTTTACTCCAACGAAAGTACCAGATAGAAGGAAGCCCTGTCCGCTTTGGCTTGCGCGAATTGGCTGCAGGCTTTGAAATGGCCGCCCGCAACTCCCTTTCTGTTGTAGTTGCCTGTGCGACCGCCGGCATCCTTATTGGTGTTGTCAACTTAACAGGCTTATCGAGCAAACTGCCCCACATGATCGTTGGCTTTTCTGAAGATATTGTTGCTTTTGTACCCTTCTTTAGCGGTAGCGACATGCAGCTTTATATTGCTTTAATTCTTACCGTCATCGCTTGCCTGATTATGGGGCTCGGTCTTCCAACAACGGCCACTTACGTTGTTCTAGCATCCATGATCGCACCGGCTCTCGTGATGCTAGGCTTACCCATTATGGCGGCGCACCTTTTCGTTCTCTACTACGGCATCCTCGCAGACGATACACCACCGATTAACTTGCCTGCCTACGCCACTGCCGGCATAGCCAAAGCAGAACCGCTTCGTACAGGCATACAAGGCTTTAAATTCGACTCCGGCGCACTACTTCTGCCCTTCGTCTTTGCAACCAACCCCACAATCTTACTTCTTAATCCGGAAGCAACGTGGGTCCAAGTGACGCTGAATATCTTTACAGCCTTTATCGGCATCGTTGCCTTCTCATCCTTTATTCAACGCTGGCTTCTCTCAGAATACCGCTGGTACGAACGCCTTCTAGCCCTGGTTGCAGCCCTCGTTCTGGTTCACGGTAGCTTTATAACCGACACAGTCGGCATAGCCATCTTACTCTTTCTCTTTGTTAGTCAATACTATCGCAAGAAGAAAGGGCAACAGACGGTCCCTTCTCAAGAATTGCCCACAACAACACCCCATTAA
- a CDS encoding AAA family ATPase, with amino-acid sequence MKPVKLTLSGLNSFRQKQEIDFGVLTEAGVFGIFGKTGSGKSTLLDAITLALYGEVLRAKGGTQGIVNHGEKSVDVAFTFELGLAQERQRYRVERRYVRVDENAVRNSVSRLVLMAPTKEEEVIKEGSREVTRAIAHLLGMTCDDFTRAVVLPQGRFAQFLNLGGRERREMLQRLFKLEQFGRILGEKTNKRYQSVYEEKGKVESELKGIGDASEEALQQVIEALTKATEEEKKSKEALQQVQKKWQEFQKRYELQEKIAVVEKKYDDHQKQIDLLEKIKEAVHKAERASKVYPFLQRQEEVHQYEQSLLNEKSVIEKEVQNLWKRVLEAQKTWEEAKKRREEEEAPLIREKAQLEEALKIEKRLALQLAEIESLLEELSVYQQEVEKASLLKKHWREQRTINQIDLSKAEEQLVLNRVESSARNAVIESCRRWDNLEQKRKIIAKAETEVKGREKKLEESRGHWTQKGILADNLHKEWEKRKAQEEKLADPPIQERIITDFEIRLGEMALLHKSLQEQENAWKQLNEEQKKNQETVGTLGQEKGKEEAKLQKATAALVALQEKLEQLLRQDKIAMAIQLAQDLQPGQPCLVCGSLDHRQHSRPTEQDSSTKEEKELLERKIAETEKAQEKIKKNLEQIERSIDRAETIKDFSKEKEGILREELRHLRRLCNQKWPGKKPLELSLEENSPSALLMEKRIEGARQALSNKKVQLQQWKEEREKSQKRLQHCYEQRAKAQADYETGEELVRTAEIELDKAREKNLEALQEGEKAEEWFRHSLLSLSLPQEMTLDEAQEKIKKMVAEIEEKDRLYAATEKAIATLHEAIAQSIEKYEEYRQEEIKAHQEVIQREALLKEKKEQRESQEKQLHQITEGVSATELLRKNEKKAGYDSCRRKAIL; translated from the coding sequence ATGAAGCCAGTAAAGCTGACCCTTTCTGGACTAAACAGTTTTCGTCAGAAGCAAGAGATTGATTTTGGCGTGCTTACCGAAGCCGGCGTCTTTGGTATTTTTGGCAAGACGGGCAGTGGTAAGTCGACCCTTCTTGATGCCATCACCTTAGCACTCTACGGAGAAGTTCTGCGAGCAAAAGGAGGCACGCAGGGCATTGTTAATCATGGAGAAAAAAGTGTAGATGTTGCTTTTACTTTCGAGTTAGGTCTAGCTCAGGAGCGGCAGCGTTATCGTGTGGAGCGTAGATATGTCAGAGTGGATGAGAACGCAGTTAGAAACAGCGTCAGTCGATTGGTACTAATGGCTCCTACGAAAGAGGAAGAAGTTATCAAAGAAGGAAGTCGTGAAGTAACAAGAGCGATTGCTCATCTTTTAGGTATGACTTGTGATGACTTTACGCGAGCGGTGGTCCTTCCCCAAGGAAGGTTTGCCCAATTCTTAAATCTTGGCGGTAGAGAACGTCGTGAAATGTTACAGCGACTTTTTAAGCTTGAGCAGTTTGGAAGAATATTAGGAGAAAAGACAAACAAACGTTACCAAAGCGTCTATGAGGAAAAAGGCAAAGTAGAAAGTGAGCTCAAAGGCATAGGCGATGCTTCGGAAGAAGCCCTTCAACAAGTGATAGAAGCCTTAACAAAAGCAACAGAAGAAGAAAAAAAGTCAAAAGAAGCTCTACAACAAGTGCAAAAGAAATGGCAAGAATTTCAAAAGAGATATGAACTTCAAGAAAAGATAGCGGTCGTAGAAAAAAAATATGACGATCATCAAAAGCAGATTGATCTTTTAGAGAAAATAAAAGAGGCCGTTCATAAAGCAGAGCGAGCCTCTAAAGTCTATCCATTTTTGCAACGACAGGAAGAAGTCCACCAGTATGAACAAAGTCTTCTCAACGAAAAAAGCGTAATAGAAAAAGAAGTGCAAAATCTCTGGAAGAGAGTACTGGAAGCGCAAAAGACCTGGGAAGAAGCCAAAAAGCGAAGAGAAGAAGAAGAAGCACCCTTAATTAGAGAAAAAGCGCAACTAGAAGAGGCGCTAAAAATAGAAAAACGACTAGCCCTGCAGTTAGCTGAGATAGAAAGCCTTCTTGAAGAACTGTCGGTGTATCAGCAAGAAGTCGAAAAAGCGAGCTTGCTTAAAAAGCATTGGCGGGAACAAAGAACGATTAACCAAATTGATTTAAGCAAGGCAGAAGAGCAGTTGGTACTAAATAGAGTAGAAAGTAGTGCTCGTAACGCAGTTATAGAAAGCTGTCGTCGCTGGGATAATCTTGAGCAAAAAAGAAAAATCATAGCAAAGGCTGAGACCGAAGTAAAAGGAAGAGAAAAGAAACTTGAAGAGAGCCGTGGTCACTGGACGCAAAAAGGTATACTCGCTGATAACTTGCACAAAGAGTGGGAGAAGCGTAAAGCGCAAGAAGAAAAACTGGCAGATCCACCAATACAAGAAAGAATTATAACAGATTTTGAAATTCGTCTTGGAGAAATGGCTCTACTGCACAAAAGCTTACAAGAGCAAGAAAATGCTTGGAAGCAATTAAATGAAGAGCAAAAGAAAAATCAAGAAACAGTAGGAACCCTTGGCCAAGAAAAAGGAAAAGAAGAAGCAAAGCTGCAAAAAGCAACAGCAGCCTTGGTGGCACTACAAGAAAAGCTAGAACAGCTTCTCCGGCAAGATAAAATCGCGATGGCGATTCAACTTGCCCAAGATTTACAGCCTGGTCAACCCTGCTTGGTCTGCGGTTCTCTTGATCATCGTCAACACAGTAGACCAACAGAGCAAGATAGTTCTACCAAAGAAGAAAAAGAGCTGCTGGAAAGAAAAATTGCGGAGACAGAAAAAGCACAAGAGAAGATCAAAAAAAATCTCGAGCAGATAGAACGTTCCATAGATCGAGCAGAGACGATTAAAGATTTTTCTAAAGAAAAAGAAGGTATCCTTCGTGAAGAATTGCGCCATCTGCGACGTTTATGCAATCAAAAATGGCCAGGAAAAAAGCCTCTAGAGCTTTCCCTTGAAGAAAATAGTCCTTCTGCCTTGCTAATGGAAAAGCGTATAGAAGGGGCCCGTCAAGCTTTATCTAACAAAAAAGTACAATTGCAACAATGGAAAGAAGAAAGAGAAAAGAGCCAGAAGCGACTACAGCACTGTTACGAGCAACGGGCCAAAGCCCAAGCGGATTATGAAACAGGAGAGGAACTTGTAAGAACTGCTGAGATAGAATTGGACAAAGCGAGGGAAAAAAATTTAGAAGCCTTACAAGAAGGAGAAAAGGCCGAAGAATGGTTTCGTCATAGCCTTCTATCCCTATCGTTGCCACAAGAGATGACTCTTGATGAAGCCCAGGAAAAAATCAAAAAAATGGTAGCAGAAATAGAAGAAAAGGATAGACTTTATGCAGCCACAGAAAAAGCGATTGCTACACTCCATGAAGCAATCGCTCAATCAATCGAAAAATATGAAGAATATCGTCAAGAAGAAATAAAAGCGCATCAGGAAGTAATCCAAAGAGAAGCTCTACTTAAAGAGAAAAAAGAGCAAAGAGAAAGTCAAGAAAAGCAACTTCATCAAATAACAGAGGGTGTTTCTGCAACAGAATTACTCAGAAAAAATGAAAAAAAAGCTGGCTACGATTCGTGTAGAAGAAAAGCAATCTTATGA
- a CDS encoding exonuclease SbcCD subunit D, with protein sequence MRLLHTSDWHFGKTLEGQSRYIEQVTFVDEICEICDRENVDVILLAGDVFQHANPSASSEELFFNALGRLTRQGTRGLVVIAGNHDNPERLCAPSPLADEWAITLLGLPKKVIHPYTNAQPQQVQRVQAGASWVELAVPGCDHNIVIAALPYPSEGRLRELLAQSMEEDDLRKGYNERLEQIFQELGSHFRDDTVNVVMSHLYVRGGAASDSESNIQIGGAFAVDPTVFPEKAQYIALGHLHRPQNIRGASMPIRYAGSPLAYSFSEAGQAKSVTIVDLLPGQEAQFFEIPLSSGKPLVKWVLRGGEEELNERVESGEDSEAWIDLELYVKRQPTLDDIQRIKALHKGFVNIRVVVGQEEEKASVKEKLEQLSMEQRFVRFYQQQTGEEAPEEELVELFLELLQQSETSEESTPEPEEVLKEQKAGEQVIAL encoded by the coding sequence TTGCGCCTGCTTCATACATCAGACTGGCATTTTGGAAAAACTTTAGAAGGACAAAGCCGTTATATAGAACAAGTGACGTTTGTTGATGAGATTTGCGAGATTTGCGATCGTGAAAACGTCGACGTGATTCTTTTAGCTGGCGACGTCTTTCAACATGCCAACCCCAGTGCTTCCTCGGAAGAACTTTTTTTTAATGCCCTTGGGCGTTTGACTCGACAGGGTACTCGAGGGCTGGTCGTGATTGCTGGCAATCATGACAATCCAGAACGGCTTTGTGCCCCCAGTCCTTTGGCCGATGAATGGGCCATTACTTTACTTGGTTTGCCGAAAAAGGTAATCCATCCCTATACAAACGCTCAGCCCCAGCAAGTCCAACGTGTTCAGGCGGGCGCTTCCTGGGTAGAGCTAGCTGTGCCTGGTTGCGATCATAATATTGTGATCGCGGCTTTGCCTTATCCGTCAGAAGGGCGCTTGCGTGAATTATTGGCTCAAAGCATGGAAGAAGACGATTTGCGGAAAGGATACAATGAGCGGCTAGAACAAATATTTCAAGAACTAGGAAGTCATTTTCGTGATGATACGGTCAATGTGGTGATGAGTCACCTCTATGTTCGCGGTGGAGCCGCTTCCGATTCAGAAAGCAATATACAAATTGGTGGTGCCTTTGCTGTTGATCCAACGGTTTTTCCAGAAAAAGCACAATACATTGCTTTAGGCCATCTCCATCGCCCTCAAAACATAAGAGGTGCTTCTATGCCCATTCGCTATGCAGGCTCTCCCTTAGCCTACAGTTTTTCTGAAGCTGGACAAGCCAAGTCCGTAACGATTGTCGATCTACTGCCTGGGCAAGAAGCGCAGTTTTTTGAAATTCCTTTGTCCTCGGGGAAGCCCCTGGTGAAGTGGGTTCTACGAGGTGGTGAGGAAGAGTTGAACGAGCGCGTTGAATCGGGAGAAGACAGCGAAGCTTGGATTGATCTAGAGTTATATGTAAAAAGACAGCCTACATTAGATGATATCCAAAGGATAAAAGCTCTACATAAAGGTTTTGTTAACATTCGAGTTGTTGTAGGCCAAGAAGAAGAAAAAGCTTCAGTAAAAGAAAAGCTAGAACAACTTTCGATGGAACAGCGCTTTGTTCGTTTCTATCAGCAGCAGACCGGGGAAGAAGCGCCAGAAGAAGAATTGGTAGAGCTTTTTTTGGAGCTTTTGCAACAAAGCGAGACTAGCGAAGAGAGCACCCCTGAGCCAGAAGAAGTATTGAAAGAGCAGAAAGCAGGAGAGCAGGTGATTGCGCTATGA
- the cls gene encoding cardiolipin synthase, translated as MTTLEELNTFLYPLNIISAIVVIFLERRNVAATWAWLMVLLFLPGIGFLLYLVLGQSLRRRRIFKIKEEEIKAIEKRVDKQKSLLLQGEMAYKDPETLCYQDMIFMNLNSNYAIYTQDNSVEIYTEGQSKFHSLLQSIEKAKDHIHLLYYIVRNDSIGKKILEALIRKAKEGVQVRVLYDHVGSSGLHKTFINQLIEAGGEVRAFFPSRIPYVNIRLNYRNHRKLVIIDGVHGFVGGFNIGDEYLGLDKHLGYWRDSHLKVTGSAVHMMQARFILDWNLSSPSRIEFSPAYFPKPEKAGSIGMQIVSSGPTSEWQHIKNGYLKMIHSAKESIYIQTPYFIPDDSLLAALKIAALSGVDVRIMLPSKSDHMLIYWASHSYLGELLASGVKCYLYEKGFLHAKVMTIDGKVSSIGSANIDIRSFKLNFEINAFIYDSATTKQLNEIFFQDARNCGEVTLDEYDNQPFTIRMKESLARLLSPIL; from the coding sequence TTGACAACACTGGAAGAGCTTAATACTTTTTTATACCCCTTAAACATTATTTCGGCCATAGTTGTTATTTTTCTAGAGAGAAGAAACGTAGCAGCTACCTGGGCCTGGTTAATGGTACTTCTCTTTCTTCCTGGGATTGGTTTTTTGCTTTACTTGGTCCTGGGACAAAGTTTGAGAAGACGAAGAATTTTCAAGATCAAAGAAGAAGAAATCAAAGCCATTGAAAAGCGAGTAGATAAACAAAAAAGCTTGTTGCTTCAAGGGGAGATGGCCTACAAGGATCCGGAAACGCTTTGCTATCAAGATATGATTTTTATGAATCTTAATAGCAACTATGCCATTTATACGCAAGACAATTCTGTAGAGATTTATACAGAGGGACAAAGCAAGTTTCATTCGTTGTTACAATCGATAGAAAAGGCAAAGGATCATATTCATTTGCTTTACTATATTGTACGAAATGATTCTATTGGCAAAAAAATTTTAGAAGCTTTAATCAGAAAAGCAAAAGAGGGAGTACAGGTACGCGTTCTTTATGATCATGTGGGATCTTCTGGATTGCATAAAACTTTTATCAATCAATTGATTGAAGCAGGCGGTGAAGTGAGGGCTTTTTTCCCTTCACGCATTCCCTATGTAAACATACGACTGAATTATCGCAATCATCGCAAGCTTGTCATCATCGATGGAGTTCATGGCTTTGTAGGTGGCTTTAACATTGGCGATGAATATCTAGGACTTGACAAGCACTTGGGTTACTGGCGAGATAGTCACTTGAAAGTAACGGGCAGTGCTGTTCATATGATGCAAGCTCGCTTTATCTTAGACTGGAATCTTTCCTCACCTTCTCGCATTGAATTCAGTCCCGCCTACTTTCCCAAGCCTGAAAAAGCAGGCTCGATTGGTATGCAGATTGTTTCTAGTGGACCTACTTCAGAATGGCAGCATATTAAGAATGGCTATCTGAAAATGATTCATTCCGCCAAAGAGAGTATTTATATTCAGACGCCGTATTTTATTCCCGATGATAGCTTGCTAGCAGCGCTAAAAATTGCAGCTTTGTCCGGTGTTGATGTGCGTATTATGTTACCGAGTAAGTCTGATCATATGCTGATCTACTGGGCTTCCCACTCTTACCTAGGAGAACTGTTAGCAAGCGGTGTGAAGTGTTATCTTTACGAGAAAGGCTTTCTTCACGCTAAAGTCATGACCATTGATGGCAAAGTAAGCTCCATCGGTTCGGCCAATATTGATATTCGCAGTTTTAAGCTTAACTTTGAAATCAATGCTTTTATCTATGATTCAGCAACGACGAAGCAGCTAAATGAAATCTTCTTTCAAGATGCCAGAAACTGTGGAGAAGTTACTTTAGATGAATATGACAATCAGCCTTTTACCATTCGTATGAAAGAGTCATTGGCGAGACTTTTATCACCTATTTTGTAG
- a CDS encoding DUF362 domain-containing protein, with amino-acid sequence MATKKDFVAVTACSSYEQLQIDKAVERLLSRLQITDSAIKKGMRIALKPNLVMAKEPERAITTHPALVESIGRILLEKGAIPFLIDSPGGPASQSALATLYERTGMKEVAQRLGIELCFDLSEVEVPLAGKSPIKKVYLLQSIVEADGLINFPKIKTHGQTGYTGAVKNLYGAIAGLRKAEYHFRLQDRAIFAQLLLDLNELLKPMLHIADGVIGMEGDGPTGGVPKPFGYLFASTSPYALDHYVLELIKLQGIETNLLAQQRGLLQPYEVLSGGESIQEVPFRPAKSRQVNFAENYLPRPLAQIVSRRLRPLPRFHQEKCTGCRICLKSCPSQALTFAKIPQLERDKCFGCLCCHELCPEGAVSIRKSLLNRGFWR; translated from the coding sequence ATGGCTACAAAAAAAGATTTTGTTGCCGTAACAGCTTGCTCAAGTTATGAACAGTTGCAAATTGACAAAGCCGTAGAAAGGCTTTTATCTAGGCTCCAAATCACAGATAGTGCTATCAAGAAAGGAATGAGAATTGCCCTAAAGCCCAATCTGGTGATGGCCAAAGAACCAGAGCGGGCTATAACGACCCACCCTGCCCTCGTCGAATCCATCGGACGTATCTTATTAGAAAAAGGAGCCATTCCTTTTCTGATTGATAGCCCAGGCGGACCAGCCAGCCAAAGCGCTTTAGCGACACTCTATGAAAGAACAGGCATGAAAGAAGTTGCCCAAAGATTGGGCATCGAGCTGTGCTTCGATCTGTCGGAAGTAGAAGTACCCTTGGCTGGAAAGAGTCCCATTAAGAAAGTCTATCTCTTACAATCAATTGTAGAAGCCGATGGCTTAATTAATTTTCCTAAAATTAAGACACACGGTCAGACGGGGTACACAGGCGCTGTGAAAAACTTATATGGCGCCATAGCGGGCTTACGTAAAGCAGAATATCACTTTCGGTTGCAAGATCGAGCTATCTTTGCGCAATTGCTTTTGGATTTGAACGAGTTGCTGAAGCCTATGCTGCATATCGCCGATGGCGTGATTGGAATGGAAGGCGACGGACCTACAGGCGGTGTGCCAAAGCCTTTCGGCTATCTTTTTGCTTCAACGTCTCCCTATGCGCTGGATCATTATGTTCTAGAATTGATTAAACTTCAGGGCATTGAGACAAATCTGCTGGCACAGCAGCGTGGCTTACTTCAACCCTATGAGGTCCTTAGCGGCGGCGAGTCGATTCAAGAGGTACCTTTCCGACCGGCCAAAAGTCGACAAGTTAATTTTGCCGAAAATTACTTGCCTCGACCTCTGGCCCAGATCGTCTCGCGCCGCTTACGTCCCTTGCCACGATTTCATCAAGAAAAATGCACCGGCTGTCGCATTTGCTTAAAAAGTTGCCCTTCTCAGGCTCTTACCTTTGCGAAAATTCCTCAGTTAGAAAGAGATAAATGCTTTGGTTGTCTTTGTTGTCATGAGCTTTGCCCGGAAGGAGCTGTTTCGATTCGGAAAAGCTTGCTCAATCGAGGCTTTTGGCGATGA
- a CDS encoding DUF1850 domain-containing protein, whose protein sequence is MLGFLLPSQLYLVIKEKDRGSLLFSVAIEKGDWFSHRYIHSVERSEVIEKFKIDEKGQILAMESWTSSFGAGLPHLSKGQSALIDGYYVLQEIEEPVSSLYLLPDDLFPHTLHVHDETILLSASPYVGVVIKIDVIKLPFWSYWYTFADPQKI, encoded by the coding sequence TTGCTAGGATTCTTACTACCGTCACAACTCTATCTTGTCATAAAAGAAAAAGACAGAGGCAGCCTCCTCTTTTCTGTAGCCATTGAAAAAGGCGACTGGTTTTCCCACCGCTACATTCATTCGGTGGAACGGTCTGAAGTGATAGAAAAATTTAAGATTGATGAAAAAGGACAAATCCTAGCCATGGAAAGCTGGACAAGTTCTTTTGGTGCTGGCTTGCCTCATCTAAGCAAAGGGCAAAGCGCACTGATAGACGGATATTATGTCTTACAGGAAATTGAAGAACCTGTGTCATCACTGTACTTGCTTCCAGATGATCTCTTTCCTCATACGCTGCATGTCCATGATGAAACGATTCTATTATCAGCTTCCCCTTACGTTGGTGTTGTTATAAAAATCGATGTTATCAAGCTACCTTTTTGGTCATACTGGTACACCTTTGCAGATCCTCAAAAAATATAA